The Aedes albopictus strain Foshan chromosome 2, AalbF5, whole genome shotgun sequence region aaaaaatgaaaatgaaaatgaaaatttcaacaaatatgtgtggttcaatgtctatgcagtaagtatcattcattttgtttcaaatacgccaagaagaattgaaattaaatgaaagatgacaaaaatatcaacaaatcacttttccatgttttacgatagtgaccccaaacttttggccgatacagcattttgaggggtgaccccaaacctttggtcgatgacatcaaggattaatttacttaataactttttttttctagatttttttagctaagttctataAAAGGAGTTGAAAGCTAattgaaaatgggtcatattaccgctctcatcttaaaatttggtcgacccaacttccagcgacactgccgtaagtttatattcattttttagaaaatttggcaactttgggttaagtttatatacaattttttttgaaaaagtttcttttaaatcacgttcaaagtttctttgacttattatcttttgaatgaaacctagggttttgaaatcggactcaaattggcggagatatgggcctaaaaaaatgacatgtttttgagggggtgaccccaaacttttgaacgggagtgtatatgagtACCACGTGGATATTAATATCTTAGATTGCAATACCAAAACAGAAGGGAACAGATAGTGTTGAACCACACACGGATGGTAGTGTCGAAAATGTCAGTTTTGTGGAACTTTATTGACTGTGGGACACATACTGGTCGAATGCCAAGAAATCGAAGGAATTAGATGGGAACTGGGTATAGAAAACAGTCTGTGGGAAATGTTATTTTATAAACAAGAACGGGAAGAAAAAgtgttaaaatttttgaaaaaagtgaaacTGTGACTAAGGGGCGGGaaagagaaaaaaagaaaaaaaaacccaggttaatccacctagtggtgatagtgcctttctcgtcgaatatgtactcaacattttttcaggccataagccgaagtgttcctgaatcctgagaatactctagaatggaataaatcttatttttttcttttgtcaAGGTGCTCGTtaactcgtcaatgaggggtggatttgataaataataaatgtatttgatgaaaaaattctttaaaaaattaagtaaaaccgcttaaggcgaaactgttttttttagtttctgattttttataaaataacgaagcaatattttcaaaatcggttttcgtgcacatgttgagtatggatcagcgtatattctgattttgttacgcggtataaaatgtttttcgtttttgcagaaaccattttttgtgaaattttgttcaaacatggtttctgcaaaaacgaaaaacattttataccgcgtaaaaaaatcagaagataccctgatccacactctacatgtgcacgaaaaccgattttgaaaatattgcttcgttatttaaaaaaaccaaaaaaatgaggaaaggcttccagtttcgccttaactcatcggttttgataaaaaaaaacttctggaagactctaatttcacttgaaaattaataaatctattggtttatttatttgtgcacttcttcaagatgttgaattccgaccaaaatttccaagggggacccctctggacttaagagaaaataaaaaaaggctGACacattattcagaaaagcaagaattttatcaaagccattattgAATTTGgatacttattgatggctcatattctgacgctatgttaaacgtataggccgagctgaaaaatatcaaatctctcagttgactgcttgaccaccttcactagcactggatgccgatcattatcaagacattccggcaattttttttctgcgccgtttagcctatattttattatcattagttataagattcatgtaaaatttgacaaaaaaaagtgcaagcaatcgaaatttcccctattaaagcccattcaaatttctaccgtgttacagagcgcgaggactcaaccagttgcatcaaaattgttcgcagtaattttagacgcagaagggaATGGTGCTatacaatttatttttttccatacaacgttgatccatcctactgtaaaatgacgactcaggaatctaaaatgatgtaatttggcAAGATCACtttttcaagattttgttcttttacacatattaatcgcttgcatcgattttgttcacctgcgtaatttcagcaatggatccaaccctgattctgcaacagtgccggtaatcttaagtgtggtcagagactattttcttgctgcccttGTAACTGGtatacgaacatttttgatgatttgatgtttcgcatgcatggatttggttttgttttttaattggtcacttccgacgggacacctggaaccggtttcgtaacacaaccggtttagatacggtatgaaactgttttcttgcttaccgttcatctggttaacgaaaaaccccgctcttccatgtgtcacatgcatcggcttggttcacttttttaattgaccacttccagcgggacagctggaaccggttccggaacacaaccggttcagatatagtctgaaactattttcctgcttaccgttcatctggttatcgaaaaagccgctctttgatgtgtcgcatgcctgggtttggttcacttttttaattggccacttccggcaggacttccggaaccggttccggaatactactggttcaaacatggtctgaaactattttcctgcttactgttcatctggttatcgaaaaagagtgctgtttgatgcgtcgcatgcctgggtttggttcacttttttaattggccaattccggcaggacatccggaaccggttcaaactaggtttgaaattatgtttctgcttaccgttcatctgattatcgaaaaagccgctctttgatgtgtcgcatgcctgggtttggatcacttttttaattggccacttccggcaggacatccggaaccggttccggaacactaccggttcagatatagtcagagactattttccttcatcccgttcatcagataatcgaaaatgccgtagtcgcatgcatgggtttgttgctttttcatatctggtcccttcctggggtaccggtccggaacacctaaatggccataactccggaacggctggaccgatctgaaccattttcaataggaaacaatggggcaatgtaccccgtcgaatgaaccatcggtcgttgaaatcggttcatatttactatctgaaaatgaggtgacctttttgtacacatacacacatacacacgcacacacatacatacacacacacatacatacacacagacatcagctcaactcgtcgagctgagtcgattggtatataacacttgacccctccgggggctctatcaaattttcgtttatggagtgaacatatagcctttcggtacaccttggtgtacgagaaaggcaaaaagagaaaaaaagaaaaaaaaccctaatgaaaccacctagcggtgatggtgcctttctcgtgctttaaaatatcctttcaacaaaactcgagcgacatgttgatgacattgacataaatacaaaatgaaaactgcttgctaaatctactcaatatggatacattttatattaggataacatccaatattcagaaaatataagacaacgaaaaaaaactcaaaccaaacaagtgtcatgaagcagcaaaattttgaaacgtcattttatattttccggtcatcattttatgactccggatatctaccccaactaaactaaccgccatcttgaacattgagataccatcttggatgttcttgtattcatttttggactcttcacctaaaattacataaaatagtcgccgtattgaattttggcatgtcgtttatgattttctggttaccagttttggacgaaaaccggcattcttccccattcaaactatagtcatattgcagaccttgtgaaacagcgcacagcttgggttttctgattacaaattttgaattatggacatattttcatacaaaatatgccaatAATGCAAGAataaaaaatcctataaaataggcactaacttgaatactgggccattatcttggactttggaccgctattttgaatactctggtggactccaaacaaatttcccataccaaatactcttattttacatagttttagagctcaaaattccttaaaacagccaccatcttctgtttacgagATCAAATTctcatttttccattcaacgttgaccaatcctgctataactttacaccttaggaatctgaaatggtacgatttgatgagatcgctttagttttgtctatattttgttctcatatatgagaacttagacctattcgtcactgttgttcatacctaatgtttatcaggccattaaacaaagccacgatttaatttttcacatgaacgttggttctgctacacaacagctagtctctaatgtgatctaaggctattttcttgctaaccgttcattagattatcaaaaaatctgcgatctgatgtgtcgtatgtatgggtttggttcatttttatacttggtaatttccggtgggatagccggatctgattccatgagtcatggaccatgacactaccggttgtcctaattatggtctgagaatattttattgctatttattcacctttacctaatcaccgcgatttgatatatcgcatgaatgggtttgcttcacttttacttctaaccactttcgaagccacagctgaacccgcaacactaccgggaatctaatgtggtctgactatatttttccatcaggttgtcgataagtcgtgatcagtcttcgttctactgctcgtgttgtgtgtaggtaagaggtaacgatagcgcacgaatgtaacaaagccgactgacacccggctgcggcaacgaaatgaaggtagtaaaaagtagtaatcctacattatagagatctgcggaggcggccattgtgagccaatcgtgcagagagaactgtcaaagtgtgagccaaatgaacatgcttatcgttcgtaggaagacgttgtttgaacggtattgcaatcggaactaaataaataaaaaatatttatttttaatatcgagatattggcggcatatgtatgtttagaaaaagataaaaatttattaattctgctttcaaaagctcatgtttatgacgacacttttgttgctgaacttgtcgaaaaaacttccattgctgcttcttgcttcacttctgccgatatgattagcgtaacacttttgcaatgaatttcagatttcttcgattactccgctatttcaacaaaattttggaaaaaaaattctatcatagttagaaaatgtaaacaaaacaacttgaaccacaacgaagtcacgcacaaagtttgaacatctagctttgtagcaagtgttggcagctgttgtaaacaaaacaaacagcgttgccgaatcgacgtatgtaacttccgctcatctctatgtagaggatttctagtaaaaagtgtcgaatgtttacaagactggtcgtgatttgatgtaccgcatccatgggtttggttaaattttacattttactacccggatctgattccgggtaactaccggctgaaccaaatatggtctaaaattattgtcttgttaactgctcatcggtttaccaaaaacgctgcaaattgaaggtgtcacatgcagggtttgacaatttcgacgggactctcggaaccaattccggaccactaccagtgacgtaaggctattttctagctaactgttcatcagattatcgcaaaagccacgatttgatgtgtcacatgcctggatttggttcacttttacatttggcctcttccggccactcaaaaccgattccgaaacacttgctgaccgttcattaagtaatctaaaaagccgctatttgatgtgacgcatgtacgggtttgtttctctttcagatttaaccacttcggcgggaaccccggaacgggttccggaatactactggttcagatatggtctgagatggttttcctgctcattgtccatcaggtcaatgccgtggtttgatgtgccgcatgcatgggtttggtttaattgtatatttggccacttccagcgggacgcctagaaccggtttcggaaaactaccagttcagatatgatctgagactatttttctgcttaccgctcatcaggttatcgaaaatgccgtggtttgatgtgtcgcatgcatgggtttggttcacttgtatatttggccacttccagcgggacgactagaaccggttccggaacactaccggttcagatatggtctgagatgattcctgctcattgtccatcaggtcatctaaaatgccgtggtttgatgtgtcgcttgcatgggtttggtacaattgtatatttggccacttacagcaggacgcccagaaccggttcgggaacagtaacggttcagatatggtctgagactattttcctgcttaccgctaatcaggttatcgaaaatgccgtggtttgatgtgtctcatgcatgggtttggttcactttgatatttgccacttccggcgggacacccggaaccggttccggaacattaccggttcagatatggtcttatactatttttctgcttaccgctcatcaggttatcgaaaatgccgtagtttgatgtgtcgtatgcatagggttgatgcattttcatatctggccccttcctggggtaccgttccggaacacctaaatggccatatctccggaacggctgaaccgatccgaaccattttcaataggaaacaatgggaccagattccacgtcgaatgaaccgtcggtcattgaaatcggatgaggtttactgccaaaaagtgatgtgagtttttttgtacacacacatacacacacacatacacacacacacacatacacacacacatacacacacacacatacacacacacacagacatcacctcaattcgtcgagctgagtcgaatggtatataagacttgacccctccggaggctctatcaaattttcgtttttggagtgaacatatagcctttcggtacaccttggtgtacgagaaaggcaaaaagaaaaatTTAGATATTATTATTAACAAGTCTTAAAATACTGTGTGGAACAAgggatacccgagcagaaggaaataccaacagcataataaaatgtgttattttgccaaaataactgagtaacgcaaTTGCtcaaaagagttattttcatgttattgacataacatatcatgttataaacttgtctgtcataagcgacaaaataacaaaaatcataacaaataaatgttcctggaaaaccagatataacaggttttgtttgtttctcaacaacttaataacagtgaatttatacaatgtttcaataacaaatctTGAAATCAAAAAGTTATTGATAAAAATATGGATGCAAAATGAGATATAATATAAGAATCATAGCAAAGATTTTTTTATCCTCGCATGGTAGGTATGTAACCCCTAAGTTCAAGCCATTTCAGAGGAAACAATGAATTTCTGTTggtttcattttgaaaataagaagTAATAAACAGCCATGACTAAGGCCATAACCCACTATATTATAAGCCAGTCATTTAAAGAGAATGGCACGTTTACAGTCTTCCTGGCCCAAACGGCCTTTAGATAATTTCAATTTTGTTTATGAGTTATGATGGATCATgttgttcacttttttaattccaAAATAAAACCAACAGAAATTCTACACTTCTTCCACTGAAATGGATCGAACtaaatagaaatcaaatatacaagtaattcatagttccgtgtcaaaagttCAGCTTAACCGATTCATAGACATCCGATGATATGGCTCATAGACTCTAAACAtggtttttgtatggaaatcagcaaatattaactttttcatttcttttgctgtaaatctcgcatggtgtagttgtgattgcaaaactttattgttgtgctatttattgatgatcaaataatgctgcactctcaataatataataataacagaacttgttctacaacaaaacatcttattgaaattttatttaaccttccaggacgcgcgccatcaagcaaccgaaattgCACCGCGCACACGTTGtttacaacgagcgaggttttttggtggtgttgtactttttacaacagcgcgtgcGCTGAAGGGTttaagaaaatataccaatagcaggatcatcacaaaataagattgcccaataaAACCTGTTATGGAAATgttatgcctcaataagttaataataacaaatcaaggtttttatatcttggttttgtggttttgtgattcagttgttattattttgatattctctaCTCGGGTGGGAAagggaaaaacataaaaaataaaaaaggttaCCAGgcaaaaaaacagaagaaactggaaaaaagaaaaaatgtgGACGTTTGAAAACAACTCTAAAAAATACTCTGTTGAAACCAATACTATACtctaaaaatgtaaacaaataaaTATAAATCTTAAAACTCTGTAGGAAATGCTCGGATGGATCGACCTGCCAAAGACCACGAAACACAATAACAACACAAtaccaaaataagctattttAATACCATAATTACtaaacaattgattgattgatttatctttatttgagagactttcagcccttggctggttcgtctctccattACTAAAcaataccttgttttggtatgatacctgactttggtatgctgcagttatgttttAGTTATTCGTATCTGCTCGGGACCCCTACGCGTATTTGAATCAATCAATTAATCAtatagcaaacaaatattatcaaTATTGTTGTTCGTGATAGCACAAACATTTTACAATCAGTTACATTTTTGTATGTAGGTGTACTTCATACAACGAAACACTGCATATGTGCGTATATTAcggcaaaataaaaacaaatcacaGTTACTCTTAACTGTCCATGCTTTAAAAACCCCCTCGCCCATAAGGCAACATTGAAAGAAACAAATCTTTGCGAAACGCTACACTGACTCGATCCACCGGCATCAGTTCGAAAGTGGAAGATGAACGCTTCATTGGTTTTTTACGCGGCGGCTCTTATCGCACTCCTGTGTCTCGACGCCACCGGCATTCATGGCTTCCAGTGTGGAATAAGGCAAGACAAAACTCGTTCGCTGATCACCAACGCGTACGACATTCAGCCCGGGGATTACCCCTGGCACACGGCGATCTACCAGGTGATTCCCCTTCGGCAGTACATCTGTGGTGGTACTCTGGTGGGTCAAAGTGTCGTCATCACTTCGGCCCATTGCGTCACAGTACCAGGGCTGGGTGTAGCACGAGCCATCGATGATCTTGTGATAAAAGTTGGAAAGCATCTGCTGAATGTCCAAGGAGACTTTGAGCACGAGAGAGGACTAAGTTCAGTGATTATTCACAATGGCTTTAGCTCTGATAAGCATGACAATGATATTGCTTTGTTGATCACCAAAGAGCCAGTACAATATGGGAAGTTTGTTCAACCGGCATGTCTGCCTACATTTTCGTTAACCAATGACGATGCCCTCGGCACCATTGTTGGTTGGGGCTTCACGGAGAAGAAATCGATATCCAATGTTCTGAAGGCAGCAAATGCACCGATTGTATCCAAAGCTGCATGTGTGACCAGTAATCCAACTGTATTCTCAACGACTCTCACAAACCAGATGTTCTGTGCTGGGTTTCGAAATGGCACGAATGCTTGCAATGGTGATAGCGGTGGTGGATTTTTCCGGTTCGTAAAAGGAAGTTGGTATCTTGTTGGGATTACATCGTTTACGGCAGCCAGACAACAGGATGAGAATCTGTGCAGTTCTACTGATTATACGGCGTACATAGATGTGGTGAAATATAAGCGATGGATCAAGGAGAATTCAGGTGAGTGTCGTGCAAGGAACAATATGAAAAGGTTTACTGAAACATATTTTCCCTTCAATAGTGTTCATATGGCAAAATATTCTAATAATTGTTAAGAGTAGTTCAGGGGATAGACACAATGATCAGGACATTCAAAATTTTCCCCTGTTaagaaatggtcaaatagctgtaacttttcgaaaggtaCAATTTTCATCGAAAGTtgatcaactagatgtgtatcaatggtccaaatttggaaaacatcGGGGCATTctataggcgctgtccataaactacatagactcaGTTTGGGCAATCTGAGACCCccatccccctcgtagactttcgtccatacaaaattttcgaaatttgtaagaacCGTTGACTTTGGCCAGACTTTGTAAAACACAATTTGAGTTTGTCTGATGACTATGGCCGAGATCGAGATCATCTTTCAATGAACTTTaatctggcttgcagtcttaataaaTTTGCATAAGAATTTATCTTCTTGGCTCCAATGTTTGGATCCCAATTTGTAATCTACACAGTCGAAAATCGCAGGACAAGATCGAGGtcatcatttgttcatttttatacCAGAGCATTAcatatcagtgaatcaaaattcaaccatcgcgcaacaataatgacaatgtcgcaacctgtatttgttgcgacaatccacccaatgcgacataagtttgtcccaacttgaaaataataggatacaccacgagtttagagatttttaagccctgcattgcgattttcgaacggtaacttcgagtcagcaaacactgcaactctgctgaagatctatcatcaaacagttccgacttttgggttagtaataattgattattcacgatttgaaaagtgcgcaacaaattcagcttcctttttgtctgcaacaaaaatgttcgagatcatgtcattatctgttaccagtagggataaagagtaatcgtcgcgccttctttgttgcttgttttgtgcctcttttgtttgGCAATTCTTTTCACTGTTACAAATAATAAATGTTAATATAAAtgtaaatgattaaaattgaGCTGTCCAAAGCCAacatttgttgtaaaaatctgagAGCAATTCAATATGGATTTCTCCTgtggccactccggtgaccacgtggaaccaatttgcggcccctataaccatagctgTAAAGGCATTCAGATCGGGCTAGGAatttttcgtaagggaaattgcccttactcccttgggcatagagtatcttcgtgcctgccacacgatatacaggggatggccaaaatgtttggaataggcaacttttttttctctcacaaaaaagttcaacatgctataacttttcatagagtgcatcacaaAGTCccaaattttggctgtttgtcaacctataatatgtgcatcattggtacaaatttgggctcgattgattgatatttcgcaaagttagaaccgttcgggtagaacactattttttagacaactcatttttgagctgtcatgtcccggaaaccagtgaaccgaattgaatgcaattttgaacgtacaccaacaatatgtaaatgcttcacaaact contains the following coding sequences:
- the LOC109398084 gene encoding clotting factor G beta subunit; this translates as MNASLVFYAAALIALLCLDATGIHGFQCGIRQDKTRSLITNAYDIQPGDYPWHTAIYQVIPLRQYICGGTLVGQSVVITSAHCVTVPGLGVARAIDDLVIKVGKHLLNVQGDFEHERGLSSVIIHNGFSSDKHDNDIALLITKEPVQYGKFVQPACLPTFSLTNDDALGTIVGWGFTEKKSISNVLKAANAPIVSKAACVTSNPTVFSTTLTNQMFCAGFRNGTNACNGDSGGGFFRFVKGSWYLVGITSFTAARQQDENLCSSTDYTAYIDVVKYKRWIKENSDSSFGSPCLDIRSPTKLKKQYFVHNNIEVTFLEAWRKCQTIGHRLATITSEEDSRLIEQAIAKSGNTKGPWYIGGTDLGNEGHFVWISTNKPIGYMTGYFNYSPGQPDNAGGNENCLEIGRWGGVVWNDVPCEWRQRYICEYVSPY